GGTGGGAGAGCTGGATGGGGCTGAGCActggctgcagggggtggtgggCTCGCTGTCGGAGCCCGCCACCATGAggagcccagaggaactccgcagGGACCTCCAGGAGATCAGCTGCTTGGAGAACCAGGTCCTGTTGTGGGGCATCAAGCTCCAAGCCCTGcgggaggagatggggagagagcCCTCTGCAGAGCACGTGATGGCTGGGAAGATTCAGAGCAAGGTGGAGATGATGGAGGAGAAGTGAGTCCTGGGGAAACAGGACTGGGAACTGGACTACGGGGAGCACAGGCTGCTGGAGTGGGAGGTAGTGTCAGGGGATGTGAGGAAGAGATGAGGTTGGAGGAGTGTGAGGGGATTCCCCCCTCTGGGGAGGATGTGGCATCGGAGAGGTGAGAGGGGATCCCCTGAGGGCAGCCTTGAGGAATGGGAGGGGACAGTGGTGTCAGAGGGGTGGGAGACCTCCAATGGGACGACCTTGGGGGATGGAAGGGGGTGGCTGTGTCAGTGGGTTGGGAGCCCCCTGGAGGGCAGCATTGGGGAATGGCAGCACTGAAGGGTCGGGAGGGGATTTCCCTGCAGTGGGAAGGAGGATCCCCCTGCGGcgctgcctctccgtgtgctccTGCCCCACTGCTGCGTTTGCTGTGCCAGGTTGGGGTGCGTGCGGGCGGCCCTGCAGCGGCGGGCGGAGGACCTGCGCGATTCCCTGGTGCTGTCTGAGTTCCTGCAGAATGTGCAACAGGAGGAGGTGCTGAGCCAGGGGAACAGCACGCTGGTGAGGATTGAGTGGGGATGGGCCTAGACTCGGGCCCCCATTGGGAATCCCATCCCTGCTGGGTCAGTCTGGGTGGAGGGGCCCTACTGCTGACTGAGTGAGGtcaggggttgggtgggggatAACTGGAACCCCTCGCTTTCCAGCGTCACCCCCAGCAGCTGCCAGTGTTTGctctgaggtggggggaggcacaGTGGCCACTGACCTCAATCCTGGGGAATGGCTGAGATCAGCAACCCTGAGTGCATGGTGAGGAGGCTCCACGGGACCCCTCGCAGGCCAGGTGGTGCCAGAATCACCCCACGtgtcccggtctctctctaaagcTCCAGCATCCCTGTGTGTTTGCTTTAGCCAGGGACCAGCAGGCTGGGCTCCCAGGAGCCTGTGCACCTCCCCTTGGCCCAGGCTGGGCAGCAGCTGAGCCGTGAGGACATGAGCAGCCCCCTGGGTGAGCTGCAGGAGGCTGTGGAGATGCTGAACAACGTGGTGAAGGAGCGGGAGCGAGTCATGGAGGCAGCAGCTGAAACTGAGAGTCTGGAGCGCCTGGTAAGGGATCTGGCGTGAGGAGCCTTTGACGGAGAAGGAGGGGGGTAACACACCACTAGTGGCCATGCGGAGCACGGCTGGCTCAGTCAGAGGTGAGGGCAGAACAGTAGAGTCTGACTGAAGGGGGGCTCCTATGCATAGTGCCAGCCTGAGAGAGTAGGGTCTAGTACAGGGGTGACCAACCTGCAGCtccggagccgcatgcggctcttcagaagttaatatgcggctccttgcataggtaccgactccagggctggagctacaggtgccaactttccagtgtgctggggggtgctcactgctcaaccccctgctctgccccaagccctgcccccacttcaccccttcccccgagcctgccatgccctcgctctcCCCCCCTCTGCACCAGAGCCTCCGGCACACCAGGtaacagctgattgtggcgggTGAGAGGCGTGGGGAGGAagtgggaggcactgattggtggggctgacggtgggcaggaggcgctgcaggttggagtggggggagctgctggggggctgctgaggtattattgtggctctttggcaatgtacattggtaaattctggctccttctcagcctCAGGCTGGCCGCCcctggtctagtgattagagcagggggctgggagccaggactcctgggttctattcctgaccctGGAAGAGGAGTGTGtcctagagcaggggactgggagacaggactcctgggtcctatacCTGTCCCTAGGAGTGGAGTCtgtcctagtggttagagcagggggttgggagccaaGGCTGAGGCAGCTGATGCTAGTGCTGCACAGTTATCCCTATTCTTTTTTTGCGCCCCGCAGCTAGCTAGCATCCGTGTGAGGACAAGGAGCATCTCTGAAGGGAGCTCACACTGGGGTTCACCTCACTTTTCTCTCTCCCAGCTTGCCAGAGTCTTTCCACGCATGGAGGCCATTCGATGCAGAGCGGAGGCTCTGGCCCGTGATATCGCCCAGGTGGAGAGTGGCTTTGTCACAGTGAAGAGTGAGCTGGAcctgcaggggctgcaggggctgcagagccagcagcaggAGATGGAGGTGAGTCCCAGAGACTGCGCCGCTCTGACTTGCCATGGTAAGTGGAGTCACCGATGGCCTGTACTGGCTTCCTGGGAGCCTTGCAGTGCCCTGGCATGTTGGAGCTAGGGGTTACCAAGGGTGTCAGGAGTAGAGACGAGGTCACCTCAGGGAGACTCTAGCCCTCAGGCCCAAGAGCCATAAGCCCTGGCCTTTTATGGAGGGCTCACTGGAATTTTCCAGCTGTCTCTAGGCCTTTCCTGTCAACTCCCCCTGTggccaggcagggagaggggaagggattgcGTCAGCCCCTGTGTGCCAAGGTCTGGCTGCCAACAACTCACACATCTTTCCATTCTGCATCCCCATGGAGGGAACCAGCTCCATGCAGAGCAGAGTGGAACTGTCTGCTGGGAAACCTGGATCCCTCTTcaccctgctgctcccccatcccctgctcccccaccccctgctccccacaaatCACAgatcccctgctcccccaccctctGCGCCCCACAGCCTGCTCCCTCATCTCCTGCTCCCCCACAGAGCACAGCTCCCCTTGTGCCCcgacagcctgcacccccatcccctgtacccccatcccctgcaccccacagagcacagctccccctgctccctcatcctctgctcccccatcccctgctcctcaCAGAGCACAGCTCCTCCTGTGCCACCACAGCCTgctcccctgtcccctgctccccacaaagCACAGCTCCCCTGGTCTCCCACaacctgctcccccaccccctgcaccccacagagcacagctccccctgcttccccatcccctgctcccctaCCCCCTTCTTCCCCATCCTCTGCTCCCCCACGCCCTGCACCCTGCAGAGCACAGCTCTCCACAGAGCATATCTccccctgcactcccatcccctgtcGCACAGGAGAGATGATAAAGTAGAGGCTGCTCCCATGGTCAGGGGCTCAGTGCTCTGAGCTGTATGCAGGAGGATCAGGTGTGGGTCCTAACTCTCTACATTGCATTTCCTGCGATGCTGAAGGGATTCAGCCTGGTGGCCTAGTGGCTAATGTCTGCCCCTGTCATGCAGGGGGCCTGGGTTTGGGTGCCATCTCTAGGTGCCAGTGCCTGAGGGAGTCAGCCCAGTGCTTTGCCCTGCCATGTTGATTCCCAACCCTGATCTTTTTCCccaagtgggaggggaaggaaacaaCTTGGCAAGCCAAGTAGGCAGGGTTGCCTCGGTCCCCTCCTGTCTTCAGGCAGAGAGGCAGAAAAACACTCCCCcatggggaagggagctgggagccccctgCCAAGAGGGTCTCTTTTACGTGTCCCGAGTCCTTTTGTTTTATGTCCCCTAGTTCAACATGTccgaggtgctggagggggacgtggaggagctggagaaggcagTCATCCACTTGGAAAAGCTCTGCCCAGCTCGGATGCATGACATGGGCCCAGAGATCCAGGGGACGCTGCAGGCCTGGGAGGAGCTGCAAAAGCTGGTGCTGGAGAACAAGGGCCATGTGCAGCAGGCCGGTCGGCTGCAGCAGTTCTTTGGAGATTACTTAGCCATGATGTAAGTGGCTGCAGCCTGCATGGCGTCTTCCCTTCCAACTGCCTTTGTgatccagccagccctgcctgtaAAGTTGGGATCCAGGGAGGACAGCCTGAGGGCTGGTGCTCAGCTTGGGGTTCACAAGTGTCTGGCCAGGTGTTGCTCTCTGGGGAGCAGACTGGGGAGGTGCAAGGGGAGCTGAAATAGCTCCCTGGGGAAAGTCAGATGTCCAGAGAACCCCAGGATGTTTGCCACTCTTCTGTCGCTCCCCAGGCTTCCCCATCGTCTCCTGGCCCTTGCCTTTCCCTTCCTCCCGTATTTTCCCTCAGCCTCCAGCCCTcacattctccctctctctgcccccatgCCTTCCTGGGCTCGCCGCAGAGCCTGATGGTGGCCATCGTCCCCGAAGGCAGCCCGGCTGTAGTCCCAGTGAGAACTATGGGTGACGTCTGTGCTTGGGAAGCCGGAGCGCCACCAGCACAGCTGTAGGGAAATGGCAGCGGGCAGCCTGCGGTTTCAGTCGCACTGAGAGCAATGGGAGGCGATGGCAGAAATTCGCAGGAAAGCTGCAGGAGTCCATGGGAAGCGTTAACAACACACCAAGCGCCACAACAGTCGCAGTCGCATCCTGTCAGGTGGCAGCTCTGTTCATGCctcagaggggggtgggggaactccctgctgcagagaCTGAGTTAGAGCATGGCCATTTCCTCTGCCTTCCTTGCTGGCCAAACCCATGGAGCAGGGGGCCAGTCACTGAAGGGACGTTCTCTGGATAGTTTGACCTAGCGGAGAATCAAACCCTGGCATGGAAGATCCGGCTCAGCCTGCAGCCTGGAGGGAGTTCCTCACCTGTGCCCTCCTAggacggggtggggagaggggaggagagcacTGGCTACGGTTTGGTTCGGCAGCTGTATTCCCTCCAGTCGTCCCAGTGGCTCCTTATGGCCCTGTCCCCTTGTCTTCGCagctcctggacagaggacacaAGGGCTCAGATCTTTTCGGAGAGCGTGAGTGCTCATGGGCTCCCAGAGACTCAGTGGGAGGAGCTAGAGAGGAAAATTGAGGGCAAGTTCAAGGAGTTTGAGGAGCTGGCATCCACCGGGCAGACGCTGGTGTCCGAGGAGCACTACCTGAGTGAGACGGTAAGCAGGAGGTGGACTGGGGGATGCTTCATGAGCTCCCCATTGAAAACCCTGGGGGCTCAGCCTCTGGCCTGGTACAGGGCAGATGGAACCTGCTGGGTCATCAGAGAGGTGAGTCCTCTGCATAGTGCCCAGCCAAACCATTCGCTTATGGGAGCCCAGTGAGACAGATTTACCAAGAAGCCATTTAGTGCTCAGGGGGAGCCAGCCTCAACCACCCACCCTGCAAGGGGCAGTCAGACCACCCCGCTGGCTGGGGTGGTTACCCATGTGATGGATACTGAACACAGACCTGCTGGGGCTCAGCTTCTTTTCCAGACCTGACCCCAAAGGGCCCATTATGAAGTTGTTCCTGAAGAAAGCACCACTCCCCAGGCCCCAACGAAGGGTTCTCAGCATCCTACGCTCCCCATTGGCTTCTCTGTCCCCGATCCCAGGGTGAAGTTGTGTCTGGGGAGTAGAGGAGGGGAGCTGAAGTTCTCACAGGAGCCCTTGGCATCTTTATTCTCCCCGTAGATAAAGGAACgcctggaggagctgcagagcaTGCTGGGATGGGTGCTGGTGCGCTGGCGAGCACAGAAACACCACTGGGATTCTGGGAACAAGAGTGCTGGCAAAAAGGGCCAAGACGGTCCCGTGGACTCTGTGCTGAGTGTGTCCCCCAGCTGCCAGGTGAGTCCGTAGCTGCTGTGGGACAGTCTGCGAGCAGGGATGGGTCAGGCCGCTGTTTGCTCAGCCCAGCTGAGGCGCCTCTCTTGGCACAATGAAAGGCCTCTGCACAAGGCCAGCATGGGACAGGAGCAGATACACAGGCATTGTGTCCACCAGGGCAAAAATCAGGGAGACTCACATAAACCATGGTGGCTGTTTCCGTCTGGAGAATCTCGGGGAAGCCGTACACCACAGGCCGGCTAGCGGTTAAAGCAGAGGACCAGCAGTCAGGGCTCTTGGGTTCTAGCCCTGGAGCTGCTACTCACTCTGCAGCCTTGagtgactcccagccctgctctgtgcctcagtttccccgcctGCAACACAGGGGTAATGCTCCTGATCCACCTCCCAGAGTGGGGGTGGCGGCTGTGAAGCTGAATTAATTCATGcctgtaaagcacttggagatccgTGCGTCCAGACTGCCTTTGGCATCCAGTGCTGTCATGTACAGAGTGTGAGAGTCCTAGGGCTCCTGCGGGGGAGACCACCAAATCTCACTGCACACCCATAGTACagagaggtgcaggagggggcacagCAGAGTGGAATGGGGGACGGAGGAACCAGGTGTAGGGCAGGGGGGTATCGTGGCACcggggagggaaaggaggtgCACAGGACAGGGGGCAGGCCATTCCCACAACCCCACCTCTTCAGTGTCTTCTATTACTTCCCAGGACCCATGCGCCCAAGCAGCTGTGCCCGGAGCAGATGGCATCCTGGGCCCTAACACTTCTAAAGGGCCTCAGCCCACATTGTGCTCCCTCACCCCACCACAGCTCCAGAGGCAAGAGAGGGAAGTGGCCTCTCCTTCCGCCCCATCTATCCCAGATGCCCTCCGAGGGCTGGAGCAAAGCTGGGAAGATCCTGGGGACTCCACCCCATTGGAGGTGGAAACCACCAAGGAGACTTTAGTTCTGGATCCCTCAGAGTCCCCAGTGCTGCTGGTGCCGCAGCCTGGGCCCAGCAGCCTGGGCGGGACAGTCAACTTGATCCTGAGTATTGGCAAGAAGGGGGAGAAGAAGCTGCAGCTGGCTGGAGCGATGCCGGGGGAAGAGTCCCTGCACAGGGTAGGTGATGTCATGCTGGGGAGACACACGGCTTTGTCAGGGCTGCTAGCTTGTGCTGTGCACAGGAGGCTTGGTGCGAGGGGAGACGGGAGAGACCATGTTTCTCGATAGAGCTGCCTAGGGGAGCTGTGCCCCAGACCAGAGCTTGTCCAACTGCAGGTGAATTCAGGGCTGTGGCTTTGTAGGGCTTGGAAACTGCCAGGTGCACTTGGAAGGGCATGGCAGAGTGGGGGTGTTTCCAGGTGAACCCAGACCCCCGGGGCTGAGGCTGAGCAGCGGAGAGCTCAGGAGATTCTCGGATGAATCAAGAGCGAAGCAGGTGGACTCTCTGGACTAGGGAGCCCCAGCCCCGGTGTCCCTGCCACTCGGGTTGGCAGATACAGCACAAGCTCCCTTGGATTTCAAGCAGGGGGCTGGCCTTTAGCACTGtggccccccttctcccctcctcctcctcgctgtaACAGGCCACCCGCTCTCCTCCCtcaattttctttttgtgtctctCTTTCCCCACACTCAGCTCCCTGGCACTAAACCCTCAGGCTGTAAAACCTTTTGGAAGCGTTGCCAGGGGCTTTTAGGAAACACTTTGGGTAGTTTAAAGCGAAAGAAAAAGCCGTCTCGCCAGCCCGTGGAAGAGGTAACGTCCCAGGGGCTGCATGCCGGGCACAGTGGCTGCATGGCGTGAGCTTGCCCTATACTAACACACCGTCCTGTCCCCGTGAGTCCCTCTGTGTCCTCTCTCTGACACTGCTCCTGGTCCCCGCTGGCTCCTGGCCGAGAGGCCAGGCTAAGGCTTATCCCCCTGCTAGAAGAGCTGCAGCAGTGGAGGGGGTGAACAGGGAGGGCACCATGCCATCCTGATAACCCTGCCATGAGAAATGGCCTCCCAAGGGCTGCCTGGTGTCACAGTACTCCACAGAATGAGGTCAGTGCACCAGCTGGCCCAGGGGGGCTAGGGAATGGGCTACTGAGCCTCTCACCTCTCGGACACCAGTTGCTGTCTGGCCCCTATTGGTAAGTGGTTTCCATCTGCTGGCTGTTGGGAGGTGAAATGAGTCAGAAGGTCTCAGTCCAGTCACCAGGGGGCAGCTCTCCAAACCCACAATCCAGCTGGTGGTGACAAGTCCTGTTGCCAGCctgagcagagaggccaaggcctGAATGTGCCAGGGAGTCCTGGGGCAGACTGGTGGCGGGAGGGTGTGTTGCATGAGCCAGGCCTGTCCTGGGGATACTTAGAGGGCTTCGGGGCTGTGAGGCAGGCACTTTTACCGGTGCTGCTTTCACAcagaattgtgtttgtttaatGCTCCCTATCTTGTGTATTTCTATCCTGAGGGGGTTTCCCGGGAGCTCTTGAAATCGGCAAAAACCCAGCACAGAGAAGCTGAGCAGATCTCAGTGTGCACCATTGCTGGACAGTCACAGGCTTAGGGCAGGTGCTTAGGTGTGAGGCAGGCTTAGGACTCAGTGCTACGTGAGCTGGGCCGGCGCTCGGAAGCAGAGCTGTGACCTGACCAGGGCCCCTACAGAAATAGTTCATTCACTTGAACAGGACAGAGGAACAGGGAGCCAGCCAGAAGACTCAGGGATAGCAGGCAGCATCCAGCCTTGAATTCAGGGAAGTGCTGATCCATTCCCCCCGCCACACAAGGGCGGAGATCTTTGCCAGCATCCTCGCCCAGCCTCAGGCTGTGCAGACCTGCTAAAGAATCTGCCTGTTCCAGTGGGAAAGGCCAGGAAGATCTGTGAGCATGGAAGAGGGGGAGGTGTCTTAGAGCAGGGCTGCCCAACTTATGGCCTGCGGGCTGTACACTGGCCCACCCGAACATTTCATAAGGCCCATGGCCGGTTTGAACACAATATATTAATGGCCGATTCATTAACGTTTTGTCATCATGTGTACATCATTTAGTTTACATGTGTGTGTAAATAGACGATACTGTACATAGAAACACGTatgaaacaagctgaacttaaaatataaatcaatacaggtgactttaaattttattaaaatacgTAGAATGTGTTTGGCCCACAGCAGGTTGTGCGTAGATTTCTGTGGCCCTTCTGTGTAATAAGTTTGAGCAGCACTGGCTTGGAGAAAGAAACAGGCACCTTTGCTGAGTGGTGGGGAACGCAGGGACAGTGCGAGTCCCAAGAGCTCAGAGTCCTCCCACTTGGCACAAACAGGAGGGAGCGAAATCCCAGCATCAGGGCACCAGCAGCGACTGAGTCTCCTTTGCTAGATGGGCTCCAGCCGGCAAAGGGTACAGGGAGGGGATCGGTGCTATTTGAACGATTTAGCCAGCCTCTGCTAtactggggcagccagagggcctGTGGGGTTTTGCAACTGCTAGCCTCTGTAATATGAAGGGGCACTACTACTACTGCACTACATCTCCCAGCATGCCAAGCCACTGAGTGCCCTggaagcattgcatgctgggatctgtagtcCCAGGCACATCACAGGTGTTGGGGGCACAATTAGGAGCAGCCCAACTGTTGagttggccagtgcagcccccatTCAGGCAGCACTGGGTTTGCCCCACACTAGAAAAGGACTGTGGGAGCTGGTCCCCAGCAATGAAGCCAAGTGACTGTAACATCCTGGAATGCGTCTTGGGTTGCCTGACCCCGCTGGCCACTGTGTGACGAGAATGAGGCTTACTGTGATGTGTGACTGACAGCTGGGCAGGAGGAGCCATGTGCCAGTGCATGCCATTGAGGACCCAGCCCATGAGCGGGTCCAGGGCCATGCCCACACAGGTTTGGGCACTAGTGACTTGGAGCGGTTGGACGGGTAAGTCTCACGTCTCTCCCCACCCTTGTGTTTCCCAGGTGAGCACCTACCTGCATGTGAAGGAGAAAGGGGGGGATCGAGACGCCACCTGCAGGAGCTCGACCATGCCACGGCTAGCCAAGCGAGCGCCCACCATAGCACATGTTTCCCTGGTCCCAAGCCCCGGGCCTGAGGCCGCCTTCCACACCCTGCCTAAGATCAGCTCCAGCTCCCTCCTCAGCAGCCTGAAGAGAAAGGGTCAGGCAAAGGCAGAGGATGCTCAGCTGCTCACATTGCAGGGCATCATGGGAGCAGGTCCCAGCAGGCTACAGCCTTTGCTTGAGGAGAAGCACAATCCCAGCAACACTTGGCCTCCCAAGTGCAGCAGCGGGAAGaagttggcagggagacctccgAACCCCAGGCTTGGGCAGCTGCTGGACCTTGTGAAGAACCCGCTGGGGACGGCCATTGAGGCAGAATGTGGCATTGTCAGCGCGGCATCTAGTGGCCCCAAAGCTGAATTCCTGAGCCAAGCCTGGGGGCCCAGTAGTTCCCAGCTGGCGGTGGCGAAGAGTGCTTGCCGGCACCTTTCCCTGGGGTCCGTATTGAGCTTGGAGCTGCCCAAGGACCTTGGTCTCCTTGGTAATGTCCAGGACGCCATTAAAGTAGCACAGAAGGAGGTgccaggaggggaggaggtgaggcAGGATGGTGGGGCGATTCCATGGGACACCGGTGAGGCAGAGAGGGAGGCGAATGGGGCCAGCCTGCGGAAGGAGACACTGAACCAGGCGCTGGCCACATGCCAAAGGCCCAGAGGGCCAAGGGATGCTTTCAGGAAGGCTCCTAAGAGCGAGGGAGGCACCTGGTTCGAAGAGGTGAGTTTCAGCCCGAGCTACCGCAGGCCAAAGGCGCAGGGCATTGGTGCCACCCCCTGTGGGGAGGAGCAGTGGACTCCCAGGAGCCAGGGCAGTGGCAGTGATGATTTCCTGGACTTCAGACTGAACCGGCTCTCCCGCATCAGCGTGCTGCATGAGCAGATTGGGCGCGAGTGGGACAAGCTGGCAGCCACACTGGGCACGTCCGGCAGCGCAAAGGCCGAGAAGCCAGCAGGCTGCAAACCCAGACTCGAAGAAGCATCTAAGGTGGAGCTCAGGCCTCCTCCCACCAAGCACATGAGTGGTGCCGGAAGGGACCCCAGCACAGCCAAACCAGAGCATCCCGCAGTGAATGGCAAGCTAAAGGAAGATCCCCCAGAGCATCGGCTAGACTCTGCCCCCTTCCAGGAGGTCTTGGAGGAAAGCCTGATGGCACGCTCTGGAAGGTGTGCAAAGCTACCGACCCTGCTGTCTGTGTCTGAATGCCAGCTCGGTGCCCAGCCACGTGGCCTGATGTCGGCAGGGTTAGACCACCAGGGCCTGGCTCCAGATGGAAGGGCGGCCGGATCAGGGCTGTCCAAAGGGACAAAGCTCCCAAGCTCAGCCGAGATTTGCCACCCTGACCACGAGCTgtttgaagaggaggaggaggagctccaggccaTCTGGAGGAACGTGGAGGGACGCAACAAGCAGAGCCCCTGTGCGGACACTGATGCCCACCCCATGTTGGGGAACAAGGTAGACAAGGCACAGAGCCCAGAGGTTTCCCGTGGGAGACTGATCTTAACATCAGCGAATAATGTGCTGGTAGCCAAGTTCACCCTTCCCAACTCCACCCAGCTCCTTCAGAGCCCAGACGGGGAAAGAGAAACCAGTGATGGACACGGTAGTGAGGGCAGCCCACGCGGGTTCTGGGCATCCTTCCCCTGTCAAGACGAGCCCTGTGGGGTAAAGGAGGCTGCATCCATGGGATCAGTGGAGGGCAGCTGCCCACAGAACCAGCAGAAGCATCAGGAAGAGGACAGAGACGTTGGCAAGGTTAGTGGGCTCTGTGTACTGTTTCTTAGGGGCTGGGGGAGACCTGCCAGAAGCTGTACTGTCCCCTTTGCACACTCTCAGGCACTGCAGTGATCGGTCCGGATAACTAGATATTCCCTGCTTTATAACAGGCCTCTGAGCCACGGTTCCCCTGGCTAACCTGCTCCTGCACTGGCCACAAAGGGTCACTCATGAGCAGCACATGGGGCTTAGCTGGCTGTCCGAACACCATCTCCAACCTGTGCCAAGGCTCAAACCCAAACCTCACCCACAGCAATCAGCAGGGTCAAACCCAAGCGTTTCAGCACCAAAATCACCTCCTCCTGCCACTTGAGTTGAAGCAGTAATTCTGctagctgggagtcaggagcagGCTAAGATAGGTGCAGAGACTGGCCGCTAGAGGGAGATGTGATCCCATGCTCtaacccagtggctctcaacctttccagactactggacccctttttaggagtctgatttgttttgcgtacccccaagtttcatctcacttaaaaactacttgcttacagaatcagacataaaaatacaaaagtgccgCAGCACATGATTACTTAAAcatggcttactttctcatttttaccgtatCATCataaaataaatcgattggaatataaatattgtatttatatttcagtgtatagtatatggaacagtataaacaagtcattgtatgaaattttagtttgtactgacttcgctgatgctttttatgtagcctgttgtaaaactaggcaaataactAGAtgagtacccctggttgagaaccactgctctaaacagaagatcacagatggattgGGCATGTGCAATGCACGTCTGCTCTGCACATGTGCTTACTGCAGGCGTGTGCACAGTGTGAGGATATGGCGAGGCAGATACTTGCTGGAACCTACTGCCTTTGAGCCTGTATGCAAGGGCGCAGTCTTGCCCTGTAATGACTCGATGCACCAGAAGGATGAAAGGTCTGTGAGTGCCAGCCATGGGAGTTCTCCTGTAGCAAGTGAACGAGGACTGTGTTTTGGAACTGAAgggctgggttctagtcctggtgATTTCTGAAGCAAGGTGGATTTATAACCCTGTCAGGACAGATTATGTATGCACGGGGCTTACTGCGAATCCAGGCCAATGTGAGGAAGATGGTCTCTGTGCTGTGGTTCCCTGCTCTGCAATTCACTGCTGTCTTCTGGTCCCAGAGGCCATGG
The genomic region above belongs to Caretta caretta isolate rCarCar2 chromosome 3, rCarCar1.hap1, whole genome shotgun sequence and contains:
- the LOC125633778 gene encoding uncharacterized protein LOC125633778 isoform X3 — encoded protein: MSGSTARKIQPFTISTKLSLPKCTVDFPGDSCPDTMAGLDNHAMRQNLNECVPLYLARAQSSPLPAGGGFQSTSPTEEGITDEDQLNRNSLARSIKKITLSNWHGEPGPGKEGVPGVPVQTSYERNHNNNNSRPGKAQFKVFLRKEVDVEEEKQEARSLHAGDFCSPVDKGPPFHMVSGCHAAAPWKESVKNKEPSGVAGLKTGIRSSAGKANLPNQSPLIVQFNREIMQAESWVRGKLRDLKDGYNIQDWERVAQTLQRDMKDFENTLIKLNQMGEQLMSRPSPSGETVRRQLLALKEQWQLLKQTAGNQSKALGGLRNLQEFNRRAERLEAWIRQKEEKPGLTALLQESMDKIQLTRRILDLKQEEQQFQGLHEEMNSLAQKLEKPGKSESRSISARRKHLNKMWLRLQGTLKEQHETLQLALEAAAFLQQADTLLRAIHAKWRNLCGVGKQGDPEPGRDRDVRDIASQVMMLDVTVSQLISLHPSLAARVLHKHRDVKESWAQLQQVLRNEKSPLLALVSSLPMRETDALSPEHTEGGSGGVAGREAGDKRRRVPLRMVQKDFAGNVTEHVRGEEGSPSSPGEQATPGCHSNSNRRRKPPGQSDAVRGQPQQEAKLQDFCQAANVAVSWLRENVGLSIRLSQVEDAESLEAAQSQQAALQQEILGNSSSVEALRLEGQTLLCGSHGGRPQVEGILQELEGLWEELQRRHRENGAALREIDKVLRLVGELDGAEHWLQGVVGSLSEPATMRSPEELRRDLQEISCLENQVLLWGIKLQALREEMGREPSAEHVMAGKIQSKVEMMEEKLGCVRAALQRRAEDLRDSLVLSEFLQNVQQEEVLSQGNSTLPGTSRLGSQEPVHLPLAQAGQQLSREDMSSPLGELQEAVEMLNNVVKERERVMEAAAETESLERLLARVFPRMEAIRCRAEALARDIAQVESGFVTVKSELDLQGLQGLQSQQQEMEFNMSEVLEGDVEELEKAVIHLEKLCPARMHDMGPEIQGTLQAWEELQKLVLENKGHVQQAGRLQQFFGDYLAMISWTEDTRAQIFSESVSAHGLPETQWEELERKIEGKFKEFEELASTGQTLVSEEHYLSETIKERLEELQSMLGWVLVRWRAQKHHWDSGNKSAGKKGQDGPVDSVLSVSPSCQDPCAQAAVPGADGILGPNTSKGPQPTLCSLTPPQLQRQEREVASPSAPSIPDALRGLEQSWEDPGDSTPLEVETTKETLVLDPSESPVLLVPQPGPSSLGGTVNLILSIGKKGEKKLQLAGAMPGEESLHRLPGTKPSGCKTFWKRCQGLLGNTLGSLKRKKKPSRQPVEEVSTYLHVKEKGGDRDATCRSSTMPRLAKRAPTIAHVSLVPSPGPEAAFHTLPKISSSSLLSSLKRKGQAKAEDAQLLTLQGIMGAGPSRLQPLLEEKHNPSNTWPPKCSSGKKLAGRPPNPRLGQLLDLVKNPLGTAIEAECGIVSAASSGPKAEFLSQAWGPSSSQLAVAKSACRHLSLGSVLSLELPKDLGLLGNVQDAIKVAQKEVPGGEEVRQDGGAIPWDTGEAEREANGASLRKETLNQALATCQRPRGPRDAFRKAPKSEGGTWFEEVSFSPSYRRPKAQGIGATPCGEEQWTPRSQGSGSDDFLDFRLNRLSRISVLHEQIGREWDKLAATLGTSGSAKAEKPAGCKPRLEEASKVELRPPPTKHMSGAGRDPSTAKPEHPAVNGKLKEDPPEHRLDSAPFQEVLEESLMARSGRCAKLPTLLSVSECQLGAQPRGLMSAGLDHQGLAPDGRAAGSGLSKGTKLPSSAEICHPDHELFEEEEEELQAIWRNVEGRNKQSPCADTDAHPMLGNKVDKAQSPEVSRGRLILTSANNVLVAKFTLPNSTQLLQSPDGERETSDGHGSEGSPRGFWASFPCQDEPCGVKEAASMGSVEGSCPQNQQKHQEEDRDVGKTPPSKMEFQMMEGTLERKHVLQTGGRKATCRTWNLFHAVLMRQTLCFYQDRKDTLKSSVVALPLNLSGAQCIRETEYTKKTNCFRLQLRDGSEYLLKAPSQPLMNQWVSKLQQNSGFPEVDYFQAVTQPAEGTSSAMGPSKISGPGSSSSSHLLGHHQPVTAKNQEITLLPRSSARLQLPYGTQEDPLDSAASQAGDNHRAVSHTTGQRQWLPAGSPKSQDNSYQEEEDALVTHKRRSHSFTSATYQKITPVSVPKEPLEAGNSYSITLYIGEQAVAMPRARCHSFVARPGSPREGALSRHKNKSVFKKFFGKKE